One Panicum virgatum strain AP13 chromosome 9K, P.virgatum_v5, whole genome shotgun sequence genomic region harbors:
- the LOC120652976 gene encoding chorismate synthase 2, chloroplastic-like: MAAPVSQPPVAARASTRLLPRSRGLGALPESAPASLRFSVGRRRRAARLEVKASGNVFGNHFQVATYGESHGGGVGCVISGCPPRIPLTEADMQVELDRRRPGQSRITTPRKETDTCKILSGTHEGMTTGTPIHVFVPNTDQRGGDYSEMAKAYRPSHADATYDFKYGVRAVQGGGRSSARETIGRVAAGALAKKILKLKSGVEILAFVSKVHQVVLPEDAVDFETVTMEQIESNIVRCPDPEYAEKMIAAIDKVRIRGDSIGGVVTCIARNVPRGIGSPVFDKLEAELAKAMLSLPASKGFEIGSGFAGTDFTGSEHNDEFYMDEAGNVRTRTNRSGGVQGGISNGEIIYFKVAFKPTATIGKKQNTVSREHQDVELLARGRHDPCVVPRAVPMVESMAALVLMDQLMAHIAQCEMFPLNFSLQEPIGMASSASELAPNLS; this comes from the exons ATGGCCGCGCCCGTGTCGCAGCCGCCGGTGGCCGCCAGGGCGTCCACGCGGCTCCTCCCCCGCAGCCGCGGGCTGGGCGCGCTCCCGGAGTCCGCGCCCGCCTCCCTCCGCTTctccgtcggccgccgccgccgcgccgctcgcctag AGGTTAAGGCATCAGGAAATGTCTTTGGGAACCACTTCCAGGTTGCAACCTATGGCGAGTCTCATGGAGGGGGTGTTGGTTGTGTTATCAGTGGTTGCCCACCCAGAATTCCTCTCACTGAGGCGGACATGCAAGTAGAGCTCGACAGAAG ACGTCCAGGTCAGAGTAGAATAACCACTCCGAGAAAGGAGACTGATACATGCAAAATTCTATCAGGGACACATGAAG GGATGACCACTGGCACACCAATTCATGTCTTTGTCCCAAACACAGATCAAAGAGGCGGA GATTACAGTGAAATGGCTAAGGCATACAGACCTTCCCATGCAGATGCAACCTATGACTTCAAGTATGGTGTTAGAGCTGTGCAG GGAGGTGGAAGATCATCAGCCAGAGAAACCATTGGCAGGGTGGCTGCTGGAGCTCTTGCAAAGAAAATTCTGAAGCTCAAATCTGGAGTAGAG ATCTTGGCATTTGTTTCCAAAGTGCATCAAGTTGTACTTCCAGAAGATGCAGTTGATTTTGAAACCGTAACCATGGAACAG ATAGAGAGCAACATTGTTAGATGTCCTGACCCAGAATATGCGGAAAAAATGATTGCTGCCATTGATAAAGTACGAATTAGAGGGGATTCAATTGGTGGGGTTGTCACATGCATTGCAAGAAATGTTCCACGT GGTATTGGCTCTCCTGTTTTTGACAAACTTGAAGCTGAACTGGCAAAAGCTATGCTCTCTCTTCCTGCAAGCAAGGGGTTTGAGATTGGCAGTGGGTTTGCCG GTACTGACTTTACTGGAAGCGAACATAATGATGAGTTCTATATGGATGAGGCTGGAAATGTGAGAACACGGACTAATCGCTCAGGCGGTGTACAG GGAGGGATATCAAATGGTGAAATTATTTACTTCAAAGTGGCTTTTAAGCCAACAGCAACCATTGGG AAGAAACAAAATACTGTGTCAAGGGAGCATCAGGATGTTGAGCTTTTGGCAAGGGGGCGCCATGACCCATGTGTTGTCCCTCGAG CTGTTCCTATGGTGGAATCCATGGCTGCATTGGTCCTGATGGACCAGCTCATGGCACACATTGCTCAGTGCGAAATGTTTCCTCTGAACTTTTCTCTACAAGAACCCATCGGAATGGCCAGCAGTGCTTCTGAATTGGCGCCAAACCTATCATAA